The Nerophis ophidion isolate RoL-2023_Sa linkage group LG05, RoL_Noph_v1.0, whole genome shotgun sequence genomic interval CGGTCCTCCAGTTACAGGACGGCTCTCTGCGAGACACGACAAAGCATATCCCAAATCTTATTACTAAATTTTGGCCACATGATCAAGCACTAAAAAATTGAATTTGAGACATAAATTTTTGATGTTAGACCATGTGGATCAGTGTTCCTAACAGCTCTCAGTTTTCTAcaccagtggtcctcaaccaccagaccgaaaaaaaatatatatatttttttaattattaaatcaacataaacacaatatatacattatgtatcagtatagatcaatacagtctgcagggatacagtttgtaggcacacatgattgtatttctttatgaaaaaaaaacaaccctccccggtccgtgggacaaattttcaggCGTTGACCgctccgcagctacaaaaaggttggggaccactgttctacaccaTTGCATACTACAACAACACTAttaatggttttatttttatgAGAACATGTGTTCCTAATAAAATTATTTTAGATTCCCGCCAAAAACTGTTTGGTAAACATAATAGCTTGTAGTCTAGTACTATATGAGGTTGCTTTAGTTTAGACATGTTCTTGTTGTGCTTAATGAGCATTTGTCTCTATCTAGTGGCCATATTTGGTCCTACCTGTTTGAAATACGGTCTGTTCAAAAAACTCGCTGTCTGCCAGCTGCTCTTTGACTCTGCGTTCATCATCGTGTGAGCGTTGGCTGCTCAGCTCCTGCGAGGCTGAGGGACGCAGCGTGGCCGTGACCTCTTTACGACCCAGAGCTTTCCGCTGACTCTGCTCCGACACCTGCAGGCGAAACTTGTCGTACACGCCATAATGACACGGCCGCACGTCTCTGTGTCGGATTACTCTGCAAGACAACACACAACAAAACTGCTTTTTCTTTGACTTAAACTCTAAATTTCACATACATATGCTATAGGTTGTCATATCTTTACAAGAAGAAATAgtgaaataatgtttttattgtacAGTGAACCTGTTTAAGTCAATGCGCCTCAGACTGGCGGACTGATGTCAAAATAACCAAAATTAGCCATTTCTTGCACATTTTCTTTTGAATTTGGACACATTAGAATGAACAATAAAGGAATATTTATTTTCTTCTATTTGTGCATTTTTTTCAGAGTTTTTATGTAATTTTGCTGTTCTAATCTTTCTTCTAGTGGCTGACAAAAACATGTCAGTTGCTCTGCTAGAGTCCAGaatgccatgcttttattttgaagcttactttgccctgaacaggaagtcactgtgTGCACATTTTAATGCTGTGTAATTAGACAATTGCTATGCCACTGTTGTCCATTTTTGCTGCTAAATGACAATGACATTACCAATACTACAACACATGTCCATTACCACACCCATTTTTATAGAAAGTATCCGGTTGGGTTTCATGTTTCATATCGACAAAAGCGGTCTGATTTAAGTGGGTGGCACTGTCATGCCATGCTTTTATATTAAAGCTTACTTTGGCCCTAACAAAAAGTTACTGTGTGTATGTTTTAATTCTGTAGAATTGGACATTTGTGTCAGTCATTTCAGGAGGCTTAGTGATAACTAAGTTGAATAAGCTACCACCCAGGACGGCATAAATAGTCTCATTTTCAGATAAATTAATCTTTTGGGCCTCAAATCCATGTTGACACCTACTTTGGCAGGCACTTTTTAAGCCACGGATAATTTGTAAACGCATACTTATCTCCGTATCTAAGCCTCttgtccacacacaaacacatacatttgtTATTAAAAAGGCAGACTTTTGCAAACGCTGGCCGAAGCGTTCCAAAACTCTCCGCTCAGCATTCACGTGTACTCTGCTCAAACGGACATTTGTACTTGCCTGATGGCGTCACGGTTGAGCGCTCTTAGAAATAATACTTACACTCCATTATCTATTGTTGTGTTGTGAGCTAAATTGAGGGACGCTGCCTTGCTTGCTGGCTTTAATTAAGCACACCATAAGATGATTTACTGTATGTTTGAATGCAAACGTGCTGCAATTATTACTCTACattaatatataatttttttttaaactcattaAAATGGGCTTTGCGACAATTGCGATGGGGCAACTATGAtaagcaagactttttgctttGTGTCATACGAAACCTTAACCCCGAACCCACTATATCTTGTTTTTAATCCTTATCAAACATTTAACTTATGTGTGTTGGTTGCACTTGTGTCGATGAAGCTGGGTGTAAATGTGCGACTAAACACAAAACATGTTGCTTCTTCTTAAGAATGTTGAAGACAATGTTCACTTCATGGCACATATATCGATATACTGATGACTACATGCGTTATAATTCCACAAGAGTTTTACAGCTCTACATGCATGTCCGTGCACTTTAGGCACTTAACTATTCAAGAGGTTTTCTTAGTATgcgctgattttagaaataatgtacacttactgcacatgtaatatatcacCCTGTTGCTGATTAAACATGTTATAAGTTCACATGTGTTAGGTTTCAGCAACACGGGCATGGTGCATGCGCGCTTTTGGCAGTGAAAAAAGATTCATAATGTTCCCATGACCACTGTGTAAGTGAAAGCCGGTTTTAAAGATGATGTAAATGTCATTGTAAGACTggtttattacagtaaacataATAAACAGAtgtaatgccaccaagtcagctgTGGCTGCTTTTCCGTGCTTCTGATTGGAccaaatgtgcatgacagcagatgtatatgcgtttgtgtgtagacatagacagttttgaaactacactcATGTGGGTAGATATTTTTTTAACCTCGAATATGCGTTTTTTTAAACTATCTGTGTTTGTGTGAACATGGTCTTAGTAATAATTCCGATCAGGGTTTTGTGCTGCCAATTTCGATAATCTATGTGTGACACCAACCGATACCAATACCACTACAGATCACTGTAATGTAACTGTAAATGTTCCGATATATCCATGGTGAATGATACTGAAAGTCTAACAATATTTACACAAGCTCCTTGTTTTCTAGTAATACATACaaatatttcagcaaaacaagtcaaaatagtacacaataaattaaaaaaaaaaacaatttactgcTCTTTTAAATTCCTtggttttgccctcaaagtcatCCTGTGTCCAGGAAATTATTCTCTAAATGTGTAAAcattttgatgaaattaaaatatcTACATAATCACTTTAGTGtcaatcatatactgatactaatTTATGGATCAAACTGCTTTCCTATATGTCGTGTACtggctgtgacaatgctgacacaccagtTGTCATGTTATCCTCTCTCTCAACTCTCATTATTCTACATGTTAAGAACTCCTTACTTTCTTCTGCAACGTTCTTCCATCTTCACTTAAAACTTTACTGCTCTTGGTGTCTATcatgtttagccttgtcctccagtgactCCAGTACTTACGATATTGAGCAATGTAGTttaattggggcggtatagctcggttggtagagtgcccgtgccagcgacttaagggttccaggttcgatctctgcttccaccatcctagtcaccgccgttgtgtccttgggcaagacactttacccacctgctcccagtgccacccacgctggtttgaatgtaacttagatattgggtttcactatgtaaaagcgctttgagtcactagaaaaaagcactATATGAATATATTTCACAATTCACTTAATTGCTGTAATGGAGGTGATGATTATTAAGGGTATCGGCTCCACAATGTGTATGGACACACAAATAGCTGCTAGCTTGTCAGCCaagggactaaaaataaataaagtgtcaGCCAAAGTAGATCAGCATTACTCTGCAATGGCGATCATATTTTTTCATAAAATCGTCCAATATGGATCGGAGGCCAATCGATAGTCCCATGTTTAATAATAAGAACACAATGCACCAACACCGATTGGTTGTCGACATAAATGGGTTCAACTGCAGTAGTTTGCACTCATGTACAAACTGCTCTGCAttacactgatatttttttacatgttctCCTCAATGGTTAGAATCAGTTATTATGCAATTTGTACATGGCCGTGGCCTACAAATACATGAAAGTACATGAATATTATACTTTGTCACTCACATGTCCACACAACACTGCGGTTTGACAGCTCCAATGGCGTCCACCACAGTGTACTTGTTTGGTGCTGTACACAGCACTTGGGGGACAGAAGGAAATACAACTTAATCGAGTTGAATACATCAGGTGCGTGTGCCGTTTTGTCTACTGACCTTTGAACTTGAGGGCAAATTCATAGGGGTTGTAGAGGGTGAGCACCTGTTTGTGAGATGTCTGCTCATCGGCGTAGAAGACGAGCTCAGTGGGGAACACGAAGACGGGAAGGTTTCCTTCCACCAGCTCAGGCTGTCGATACTGCTGCTGCATTGGCCCCAGCAGAGCTCTCCTCCGTCCCCGTCCACAGTCTGCCAGCCCCCCACCTTCCCGCGCGCCACAAGCTATGGCGTCAACTTCCTTTCAGAAGAATGCACTTAGGGCTTATGTGGCATGGTACTGCGAAGACACAAGATTGTCCTGTCATTACGATTTACTCCACTCAAACTTCAAAATACTCTCAAAATGGACAGCAAATGTTTTAGTTTAAAATCTCTCAGCCAATTAATGTAGAAAGGGAATTGTGACAATATTATTACTCCTTTTGAAACAGCCTTACGCATCactttatctgtgttggccctgtgatcaagtggcgacttgtccagggtgtactccgccttccgcctgaatgcagctgaggtaggctccagcatcccccgcgacgccaaaagggacaagtggtagaaaatggatagatggatatatgaAAGTTTTAAAAATTGTGTACGGTAATACCAAATCACATTACCTAATTGTACTATAGCAATgggcacccgcgaccccaaagagaataagcggtaggaaatggatggatattgttccATTATATTTCTACCCTACCATCTACCTGAATGCTGTATTAGAAACAAGTAGTGGTTAAATCGACACTTCTCTGAAAGAGTAAAAGACAGTGTGTTATGTttcatttataaaatatttttttaaatgttgaattcatctatttttttaatagtattagATTCCTTCAAACTGTTTAAAGGttacataaatgtatgtttgtgaaATTAAGTGTAAATTCCTGAAGTAAGAAATAACTGCTATGTACTTTAATCATTTTGTAGGATTAAACCAGTGAATTTTTGTTTCAGGTGTTCAATTTCAACATGGGTTTTATATAAAAAGGAAATACAGATGTTATTTagacattttttacttttttttttttaaactgcgcCTGTGTGTTTTGactgtcaggggtcggcaacccgcggctctttggccactctgatgtggctcagctgcacaatcgccgaccccacCGATTGTCACGGGGGGATTCCGGTTCTCGGAGCCTCACCCGGACACCACCCGGGGTCAACATTcctcgattttcactcggacaacaatattgagggcgtgccgtgatggctttacttttaacgtcctctaaaacatatcgcgcccgcctttaacccatgctatctgcgtgctggccggacacatgcatttcactACTTTTATCGTCATAGGTaaaagattgcaaggcatactgggtgatgcagagtacactgaaggttgtgatataaacaactttaacactcttactaatatgcgccacactgcgaacccacaccaaacaagaatcacaaacacattggggagaacatcctcacagtaaccagtaacacattataaacacaatataacaaTTATCcaaaatgccatgcatccatgactctttcagaccccgcgcccccaaccccgcccacctcaaccgacgcacggagggggggggttggtgctagcggggtgtataatatagcctgaaagagtcatggatgcatggcattctgggtaattgttatgttgcgtttataatgtgtttgtcatttttgtttagtgtgggttcacagtgtggtgcatattagtaagagtgttaaagttatttatatcacaaccttcagtgtaacctgtatcacccagtatgccttgcagtcgtatacgtgtatctgcagaagccacatataacttgttactggactggcaagctgtctgtacatgttATAGAAGGTGTCAAAGACAATGgtttcatggcacgcccttattactgttatatgggtgaccaccagcagatattcgcgagaatggttgcggctcccattgtcttctttattttgtgaaaggggtcaaaatggctctttgagtggaaaAGGCTGCCGACCCGTGCTTTAAGTGTAGTTGTCCGTGTGTCTGAAGAGGTTACAAGAAGTGGGAGCTAATCATATGTCTGATGTTTCGTGGCAGCTGAAGAAAACAACGTTCCTCCACATGGTAACGTGTTCTGAACCAGTGCTGTTGCGATACTTTTTtccccacaaacacacacaagcactCAAACCAGGTTCACAATTTGACGTTGAAACCAACTAAGTCACGTGACACTATGCTATTTAACGCAATAATGTGCTGTTGGGCACCTAAAGTGCAAAGTAATCATGGATGCTAGTAAAGTCAACATAGCCAAGAATTGTACTGTAgcgataggcaccaacgccccctgcgaccccaaagagaataagcggtagaaaatggatggatggatattgttccATTTTATTTCTACCCTGCCATCTACCTTAATGCTGTATTAGAAACAAGTAGTGGTTAAATCGACACTTCTCTGAAAGAAGAAAGGACAATGTGTTATTTttcatttataaaatatttgttttaaatgttgatttCATCTATTTTTTAATAGTATTAGATTCCTTCAAACTGTTTAAAGGttacataaatgtatgtttgtgaaTTTAAGTGTAAATTCCTGAAGTAAGAAATAACTGCTATGTACATTAATCattgggcttcacagtggaagaggggttagtgtgtctgcctcacaataatacgaaggtcctgggctcgggatctttctgtgtggagtttgcatgttctccccgtgaatgcgtgggttccctccgggttctccggctttcTCCcgattccaaagacatgcacctggggataagttgattggcaacactaaattggccctagtgtgtgaatgtgagtgggaatgttgtctatctgtgttggccctgcgatgaggtggcgacttgtccagggtttccccgccttccgcccgattgtagctgagataggcgacctcaaaagggaataagtggtagaaaatggatggatggacttaaatcATTTTGTAGGATTAAAACAGTGAATTTATATTTCAGGTGTTCAATTTCAacatggattttttattttaaaaaaaggaaatactGATGTTATTcagacattgttttatttttattttttaaactgcgTCTGTGTGTTTTGACTGTAACGTACCTTTATGTGTAGTTGTCCGTCTGTCTGAAGAGGTTACAAGTGGGAGCTAATCATATGTCTGATGTTTCGTGGCACAGTCGAAGAAAACAACGTTCCTCCACATGGTAACGTGTTCACGTGTTCTGAACCAGTGCTGTTGTGACACTTTGTTCCCCACAAGCACTCAAACCAGGTTCAAGATTGACGTTGAAACCAACTAAGTCATGCGACACTATGCTATTTAACGCAATAATGTGCTGTTGGGCAGCTAAAGTGCAAAGTAATCATGGATGCTAGTTAAGTCAACATAGCCAAGAAGCCCTTATGCCGATGACTTTAAactctgttttttattttatttttacaaagacTGTGCTTACACACACCCAATGTAAATCGCTTAGTAATGACAACTACTTTAAATCCGCTGACATTATATTTTAAGCATGTTACATTGTTATAATAATGTAGCTAACGCGTTAGCATGCTCGGTTAACCAAAATCTTATCCGACAGCATGTGTAAAGTGTCTCCGCTGTGTCATGCCTGACCGTTAAATTACTGCAACAAGATGACACGAAAGCGAGAATTTACCTTTCGTTGAATGTCGATTACACCAGCGCGGAGGCAATAGCCGTCCCGAACCCAGCctgttgttgctgtttttttttttcttcttttgtcaaTAAGGGGCTGCTGCAGACTTCGCAATGCATGCTGGGATGTCACATTCAGAACGTGCTCGACGTCAACTCAACGACTTCACATCAATGGTGATCAATCATGTCACTACGGTCATGTTTACAACCACATTCCGAACTGCTATTGGTAACAAATATGATGTACAAGATGCTGGAGTTATTTAtagttgccttttttttgttttatgtaataTGACGAGTTTAAGCAAATGCTATGCTAAAGTAGCATACAAACAcgtgttttttaaaatgttacaaTGCTATTATTATTGATAAGTTGTCGGTTTTTATCAAATTAAAcatagttttattttattataatattgtcttTGAAGAAAAACACAAGGTATGTCATGGACAAATACTGTGAAGGTTAGCTAGAgagcatctatccatccattctaccgcttattccctttagggtcgcggggggcgctcgtgcctatctcagctacaatcgggcggaaggcggcgtaaaccgtggacaagtcgctatctcatcgcagggccaacacagatagacagacaactttcacacactagggccaatttagtgttgccaatcaacctatccccaggagcataTGTACATTAAATTGTGTGACAACAATATCGTATAggacaatgtttttcaacctattttgagccaaggcacattttttgcgttgaaaaaatgcggaggcacaccaccagcagaaatcatcaactcagttgacaataaaaagttgtcgcaattgtCGGATATGACTTTagaccataaccaagcatgcatcaatatagcccttgtctcaaagtatgtgtactgtcacatcacgtcctgacttatttggagttttttgctgttttcctgtgtgtaatgttttagcgctcctattttggtggctttttaaaaaaaaaattgggtattttcctgtagcagcttcatgtcttcctttaagcgacatttcccacatctactttgttttagtaatcaagaatatttcaggtgTTCTTATCCATCtttttggggacattgttgattgtcatgtcatgttcggattcacattgtggacgccgtctttgctccacagtaagtttttgctgtcgtccagcattctgtttttgtatactttgcagccagtttcagctttagtttcattctgcatagcctcccCTAAGCTGGaaagccttttcttaagggcactcacctgttgtttatttttggttgaagcataagatatggaagagtattacacggctctagacagcaccgacattcaacaacaacaacacataattcggagactataattactggtttgcaaaaaatgtttttgtcacaAATATGTGAAAGTAGATAATCTCCTACGGCACActagtgccgcggcacagtggttgaaaaacactgatataggaAACAAACTACATGGGAACCGGATGTTCTAACTTGGGGGCAGATTCTAATACCGATCGACGATAACACCGGCGTATCAGCAGAGGTTTGATACTTGTGTAATTACGtcaatgaattgatttacgtggaccccgacttaaacaagttgaaaaacttattcgggtgttaccatttagtggtcagttgtaaaGAATATTTACtgaagtgtgcaatctactaataaaattttcaatc includes:
- the mospd1 gene encoding motile sperm domain-containing protein 1, yielding MQQQYRQPELVEGNLPVFVFPTELVFYADEQTSHKQVLTLYNPYEFALKFKVLCTAPNKYTVVDAIGAVKPQCCVDIVIRHRDVRPCHYGVYDKFRLQVSEQSQRKALGRKEVTATLRPSASQELSSQRSHDDERRVKEQLADSEFFEQTVFQTESRPVTGGPSLLTVLLGLVCVAALMLPTLGEQESTVPVYLHLSVNKKLVAAYVLGLLTMVILRT